The proteins below come from a single Thermodesulfovibrionales bacterium genomic window:
- a CDS encoding PAS domain S-box protein: MKTDKVKIETNLDILRDLINKSNDAIFVNDPRTGLFIFVNDRACASLGYDREELLKIGVMDIETSFPDTSLWQSHVNELRQRSGLILEGIHKRKDGTTFPVEANISYVELNTREYMVAVVRDITERRRTEEEKDRLARAVSVVSEGIAVTDEQDRYIYVNDAHARTYGYLQSELMGKTWRDITPHEFVSLVEREVARTLHNRDCGVWSGECPGLCKDGMVISTEVTATARWSEKGEYLGHICVVKDISERKRMDEALRKSEEEYRMVVNNINEIIYRVSFRDDPLRGQVAFLSGPTEKILGFTCTEFMDNSELWVSLIHPDDTPALFEATKKMLDGRRPAVREFRIRRKHEPEYVWFEDKVFPQFNEKGDVIGYFGVARDISERKTAEEDKARLEEQLLQAQKMEAVGRLAGGIAHDFNNMLTAIIGYASLMERRLGTESPFRHYVDQILNSAQQSANLTSQLLAFSRKQIISPKETDLNELIRGMEILLKRLIGEDIECKTDLTDMHVTAMVDRGQIEQVLLNLCTNARDAMPRGGVLSISTDVLELDDGSRRTYDLNSSGRYAVITVTDTGKGLDEVTIQKIFEPFFTTKEIGKGTGLGLSIVYGIVKQHNGNITMQSEPGKGTTFKIFLPLIASPTGTARKERVVTPRGGTETILVAEDDEAVRILTSHILREAGYAVIEAVDGDDAIMKFRENKETIKLAICDVVMPKRSGKEVSDTIRTIKSDIRVLLASGYTADIISAKGIGEEGLDFISKPITPSNLLGKVREVLDN, translated from the coding sequence ATGAAGACAGACAAAGTCAAAATTGAGACAAATCTCGATATTCTCAGGGATTTGATCAACAAATCAAATGATGCCATCTTCGTCAATGATCCCAGGACAGGGCTTTTTATCTTCGTGAATGACAGGGCGTGCGCCAGTTTGGGGTATGACCGAGAAGAACTCCTCAAAATAGGCGTCATGGATATTGAGACATCGTTCCCCGATACTTCTTTATGGCAGTCACATGTAAATGAATTGCGGCAGCGAAGCGGCCTCATACTTGAAGGCATCCATAAGCGGAAGGACGGAACCACATTCCCTGTTGAAGCAAACATCAGCTATGTGGAGTTAAACACGAGAGAGTATATGGTGGCCGTTGTTCGCGATATCACCGAACGGAGGCGGACCGAAGAGGAGAAAGACCGCCTCGCGAGAGCGGTCTCCGTTGTCAGTGAAGGCATCGCCGTAACAGACGAACAAGACAGATACATCTATGTCAATGATGCTCATGCCAGGACCTACGGTTATCTGCAGAGCGAGCTCATGGGAAAAACATGGCGCGATATTACCCCGCACGAGTTTGTGTCGTTAGTAGAGAGGGAGGTCGCCAGGACCCTGCACAACAGGGATTGCGGCGTCTGGAGTGGTGAATGTCCCGGCCTATGCAAGGACGGGATGGTGATATCTACCGAGGTCACTGCAACTGCACGGTGGAGCGAGAAGGGAGAATACCTGGGGCACATATGTGTGGTGAAGGACATCAGTGAACGCAAGAGGATGGACGAGGCCTTGCGGAAGAGCGAAGAAGAATATCGCATGGTGGTGAATAATATCAATGAGATCATCTACAGGGTTTCTTTCAGGGATGATCCTTTGCGGGGGCAGGTAGCGTTTCTGAGCGGACCCACAGAAAAGATTCTCGGATTCACCTGTACGGAGTTCATGGATAACTCCGAACTCTGGGTAAGCCTCATCCATCCCGACGACACCCCGGCGCTGTTCGAAGCGACGAAGAAGATGCTGGATGGGCGTCGGCCGGCGGTCCGTGAATTTCGTATCCGCCGCAAGCATGAACCCGAGTATGTTTGGTTTGAGGACAAAGTGTTTCCGCAGTTTAATGAGAAGGGAGACGTCATAGGATATTTCGGCGTTGCGAGGGACATAAGCGAGCGGAAGACGGCAGAGGAAGACAAGGCAAGGCTGGAAGAGCAGCTTCTCCAGGCGCAAAAAATGGAAGCCGTGGGGCGGCTGGCGGGCGGCATCGCCCATGACTTCAACAACATGCTGACGGCGATCATCGGCTACGCAAGTCTCATGGAGCGGCGACTCGGAACTGAGAGTCCGTTCAGGCACTATGTTGATCAAATCCTGAACTCTGCACAGCAGTCGGCGAATCTTACGAGCCAGCTTCTCGCCTTCAGCAGAAAGCAGATAATCAGTCCAAAGGAAACAGATCTCAACGAACTTATCAGGGGAATGGAGATACTCTTGAAAAGGCTGATCGGTGAGGACATCGAATGCAAGACAGATCTCACCGACATGCACGTAACGGCGATGGTGGACAGAGGCCAGATAGAACAGGTCCTGCTCAACCTCTGCACGAATGCGCGGGATGCAATGCCTCGCGGAGGCGTGTTGTCCATCAGCACGGATGTCCTCGAACTGGATGACGGGAGCAGACGAACCTATGACTTGAACAGCTCGGGCAGATATGCCGTCATCACGGTCACCGACACCGGGAAAGGACTGGATGAGGTCACCATACAGAAGATATTTGAGCCGTTCTTTACAACAAAGGAGATCGGAAAAGGAACGGGTCTTGGTTTGTCTATTGTGTACGGCATAGTGAAACAGCACAACGGAAATATCACGATGCAGAGTGAGCCCGGTAAAGGTACGACGTTTAAGATCTTTCTTCCGTTGATTGCTTCGCCGACGGGAACTGCACGGAAGGAGAGAGTCGTTACCCCAAGGGGCGGGACAGAGACCATCCTTGTCGCGGAAGATGACGAAGCGGTTCGTATCCTCACAAGTCACATTCTTCGGGAAGCCGGTTACGCGGTAATAGAGGCAGTGGATGGGGACGACGCCATAATGAAATTCAGGGAAAACAAAGAGACGATCAAGCTTGCGATATGCGATGTAGTGATGCCAAAGAGAAGCGGCAAAGAAGTCAGCGACACGATAAGGACGATAAAATCTGATATACGAGTTCTCCTTGCCAGCGGGTACACGGCAGATATAATCAGCGCAAAAGGTATCGGCGAAGAAGGTCTGGATTTCAT
- a CDS encoding YkgJ family cysteine cluster protein, translating into MKKRASQTKHTSLRLRFPDDEVRFSWLPLLLDAYETIDTGVVVALNREKRRANRSIACRASCDACCRMQADIPLYPLELAGLYWYCIEKMGGDDRQTLKGQLMAHEGKPPCPFLIRKNCSVYPMRPMACRQFVVFGKVCGEGEDPFFTRIQDVMPPLTDFLHQAVSGLMPYHGITSAEEKARALKQGFMNRLVRNLQEYDWKALAAKMDEFDARR; encoded by the coding sequence GTGAAGAAGCGCGCATCTCAGACAAAACATACTTCTCTGCGGCTCAGGTTTCCTGACGATGAGGTCCGTTTCTCCTGGCTTCCGCTGCTCCTCGATGCGTACGAGACGATCGACACGGGCGTTGTAGTCGCCCTGAATCGGGAGAAGAGGAGGGCAAACCGCTCCATAGCATGCAGGGCATCCTGCGATGCCTGCTGCAGGATGCAGGCCGACATACCGCTCTATCCCCTCGAACTTGCCGGTCTCTACTGGTACTGCATCGAGAAGATGGGCGGCGATGACCGACAGACCCTGAAAGGGCAGCTCATGGCCCATGAGGGCAAACCACCCTGTCCCTTCCTCATCAGGAAGAACTGTTCCGTCTACCCGATGAGGCCGATGGCCTGCAGGCAGTTCGTCGTCTTCGGCAAGGTCTGCGGAGAGGGCGAAGACCCATTCTTCACGAGAATTCAGGACGTCATGCCGCCCCTTACTGATTTCTTACATCAGGCAGTGTCCGGTCTGATGCCCTACCACGGCATCACGTCGGCTGAGGAAAAGGCCCGGGCGCTGAAGCAGGGCTTTATGAACAGGCTCGTGAGGAACCTCCAGGAGTATGACTGGAAGGCACTGGCGGCTAAGATGGATGAGTTCGACGCCAGACGCTGA